One segment of Penaeus vannamei isolate JL-2024 chromosome 3, ASM4276789v1, whole genome shotgun sequence DNA contains the following:
- the LOC138859957 gene encoding serine/arginine repetitive matrix protein 1-like — MSTYSSMDKKWNKDTVPLPRTRTQSHSQEQGHSPTPKNKDTVPLPRTRTQSHSQEQGHSPTPKNKDTVPLPRTRTQSHSQEQGHSPTPKNKDTVPTPKNKDTVPLPRTRTQSHSQEQGHSPTPKNKDTVPLPRTRTQSTPKNKDTVPLPRTRTQSHSQEQGHSPTPKNKDTVPLPRTRTQSHSQEQGHSPTPKNKDTVPLPRTRTQSHSQEQGHSPTPKNKDTVPLPRTRTQSHSQEQGHSPTPKNKDTVPLPRTRTQSHSQEQGHSPTPKNKDTVPLPRTRTQSHSQEQGHSPTPKNKDTVPLPRTRTQSHSQEQGHSPTPKNKDTVPLPRTRTQSHSQEQGHSPTPKNKDTVPLPRTRTQSHSQEQGHSPTPKNKDTVPLPRTRTQSHSQEQGHSPTPKNKDTVPLPRTRHSPTPKNKDTVPLPRTRTQSHSQEQGHSPTPKNKDTVPLPRTRTQSHSQVREGVKKRGIRIKE; from the coding sequence ATGAGTACTTACAGCAGTATGGACAAGAAATGGAACAAGGACACAGTCCCACTCCCAAGAACAAGGACACAGTCCCACTCCCAAGAACAAGGACACAGTCCCACTCCCAAGAACAAGGACACAGTCCCACTCCCAAGAACAAGGACACAGTCCCACTCCCAAGAACAAGGACACAGTCCCACTCCCAAGAACAAGGACACAGTCCCACTCCCAAGAACAAGGACACAGTCCCACTCCCAAGAACAAGGACACAGTCCCACTCCCAAGAACAAGGACACAGTCCCCACTCCCAAGAACAAGGACACAGTCCCACTCCCAAGAACAAGGACACAGTCCCACTCCCAAGAACAAGGACACAGTCCCACTCCCAAGAACAAGGACACAGTCCCACTCCCAAGAACAAGGACACAGTCCACTCCCAAGAACAAGGACACAGTCCCACTCCCAAGAACAAGGACACAGTCCCACTCCCAAGAACAAGGACACAGTCCCACTCCCAAGAACAAGGACACAGTCCCACTCCCAAGAACAAGGACACAGTCCCACTCCCAAGAACAAGGACACAGTCCCACTCCCAAGAACAAGGACACAGTCCCACTCCCAAGAACAAGGACACAGTCCCACTCCCAAGAACAAGGACACAGTCCCACTCCCAAGAACAAGGACACAGTCCCACTCCCAAGAACAAGGACACAGTCCCACTCCCAAGAACAAGGACACAGTCCCACTCCCAAGAACAAGGACACAGTCCCACTCCCAAGAACAAGGACACAGTCCCACTCCCAAGAACAAGGACACAGTCCCACTCCCAAGAACAAGGACACAGTCCCACTCCCAAGAACAAGGACACAGTCCCACTCCCAAGAACAAGGACACAGTCCCACTCCCAAGAACAAGGACACAGTCCCACTCCCAAGAACAAGGACACAGTCCCACTCCCAAGAACAAGGACACAGTCCCACTCCCAAGAACAAGGACACAGTCCCACTCCCAAGAACAAGGACACAGTCCCACTCCCAAGAACAAGGACACAGTCCCACTCCCAAGAACAAGGACACAGTCCCACTCCCAAGAACAAGGACACAGTCCCACTCCCAAGAACAAGGACACAGTCCCACTCCCAAGAACAAGGACACAGTCCCACTCCCAAGAACAAGGACACAGTCCCACTCCCAAGAACAAGGACACAGTCCCACTCCCAAGAACAAGGACACAGTCCCACTCCCAAGAACAAGACACAGTCCCACTCCCAAGAACAAGGACACAGTCCCACTCCCAAGAACAAGGACACAGTCCCACTCCCAAGAACAAGGACACAGTCCCACTCCCAAGAACAAGGACACAGTCCCACTCCCAAGAACAAGGACACAGTCCCACTCCCAAGTGCGGGAGGGCGTGAAAAAACGTGGTATAAGAATTAAAGAATGA